In Thermoanaerobaculales bacterium, one DNA window encodes the following:
- the mprF gene encoding bifunctional lysylphosphatidylglycerol flippase/synthetase MprF, with the protein MAGDTSTRGWLHRLAPVVGVVLFGVALYVLHRELELIRLHEVIDQFRRIPVRALVTAVAATAFSYLVLTQYDAVALRYVGAQVGLKRSSLAAYLGFAFAQNVGFTLFSGAPVRFRFYSVWGLSAVEIATVLAFNSITFWLGLIACAGVTFILAGGVVPTGLHLPVTALRPLGVTLLLIAATYLVACAVRRAPFRFGRWQLALPSLRQALAQVGLAGLDWISATLVLYVLLPRQTAGNFAHFMAVFLLAQLAGLVSQVPGGLGVFETVMVILLPTTVPQSVALGSLLAFRLIYYLLPLAVAVLLLLAFELHQRREELGKAVKIVGSWLPAVEPHLLAVLTFLGGGAMLVFGSVPAAPARLHWLADFVPLAVLELSHFLGSLIGIGLIVLAWGLRRRLEVAYYLASGLLALSVVLSLLRGLHVEAAVFLALMLAALLPARRAFYRRAALLSEPFSGAWLAALAMLVIGAVWIGLFAYRHVDYSSELWWQFELHGDASRFLRSSLAVAIGLVSLGIVRLLGPAAPREAAASDETRALVRELVASSPAASAHLALLGDKRFLIADSRAAFVMYAVQQRSWVAMGDPVGPSEEHAELIWHFHTLADRHGGWTVFYEVGEENLPIYLDLGLTVLKIGEEARVDLSRFSLYGGEHKGLRHSLNKLEREGCSFAIMPPEAVPALLPELRAVSDAWLTSKSTREKRFSLGRFDEAYLRQQPVAVVRSENRVVAFANLWPGAPGGELSIDLMRFRADAPAGVMDYLFVNLMLWGQEQGYSFFGLGMAPFAGLRSGPFAPLWNRLAVLLYRYGEHFYNFQGLRQYKDKFDPRWRPRFLACPGGSAVPGVLSDLTALVSGGLVGVLRR; encoded by the coding sequence ATGGCAGGGGACACCTCCACCCGAGGTTGGCTGCACCGGCTGGCGCCGGTGGTCGGAGTCGTCCTGTTCGGGGTCGCGCTCTACGTCCTCCATCGCGAGCTCGAGCTGATCCGGCTGCATGAGGTGATCGACCAGTTCAGGAGGATTCCGGTCAGGGCACTTGTGACGGCGGTTGCGGCCACGGCGTTCAGCTACCTGGTCCTGACCCAGTACGACGCCGTCGCGCTGCGCTATGTCGGAGCACAGGTCGGGCTCAAGCGCTCGTCCCTCGCCGCCTACCTCGGCTTCGCGTTCGCCCAGAACGTCGGTTTCACCCTCTTCAGCGGCGCACCGGTGCGCTTCCGCTTCTACTCGGTCTGGGGGTTGTCGGCGGTCGAGATCGCCACCGTCCTCGCCTTCAACAGCATCACCTTTTGGCTGGGTCTGATCGCCTGCGCAGGCGTGACCTTCATTCTCGCTGGAGGGGTCGTCCCGACCGGGCTCCACCTCCCGGTCACTGCCCTGCGGCCACTGGGCGTGACCTTGCTGCTCATTGCCGCCACCTATCTCGTAGCGTGTGCCGTGCGCCGCGCACCCTTCAGGTTCGGTCGCTGGCAGCTCGCACTGCCCTCGCTCCGCCAAGCCCTGGCTCAGGTCGGGCTGGCCGGTCTCGACTGGATCTCGGCCACACTGGTCCTTTACGTGCTCCTTCCCCGCCAGACGGCCGGCAACTTCGCACATTTCATGGCCGTGTTCCTTCTCGCCCAGCTCGCCGGCCTCGTCAGCCAGGTCCCAGGCGGGCTCGGCGTGTTCGAGACGGTCATGGTGATCCTGCTGCCTACCACGGTGCCGCAGAGCGTCGCCCTCGGTTCCCTGCTCGCGTTCCGTCTGATTTACTACCTCCTGCCGCTGGCCGTGGCGGTGCTGCTCCTGCTCGCCTTCGAGCTGCACCAGCGGCGGGAGGAGCTGGGCAAGGCGGTCAAGATCGTCGGCAGCTGGCTACCGGCGGTGGAGCCACACCTCCTCGCAGTCCTGACCTTCCTCGGCGGCGGGGCGATGCTCGTGTTCGGCTCCGTACCGGCCGCGCCGGCCCGCCTGCACTGGCTGGCCGACTTCGTTCCCCTCGCCGTCCTAGAGCTGTCCCACTTCCTCGGCAGCCTGATTGGCATCGGCTTGATCGTCCTTGCCTGGGGACTGCGCCGACGGCTCGAGGTCGCGTACTACCTGGCCAGTGGGCTGCTCGCCCTGAGCGTCGTCCTGTCGCTGCTGCGCGGTCTCCACGTCGAGGCGGCCGTCTTCCTGGCGTTGATGCTGGCGGCACTGCTCCCTGCGAGGCGGGCCTTTTACCGCCGCGCCGCCCTGCTCAGCGAACCGTTCTCGGGTGCCTGGCTCGCCGCCCTCGCCATGCTCGTGATCGGCGCCGTGTGGATCGGCCTCTTCGCCTACCGCCACGTCGACTACTCGAGCGAGCTGTGGTGGCAGTTCGAGCTTCACGGCGACGCCTCTCGCTTCCTGCGCTCCTCCCTCGCCGTCGCGATCGGCCTGGTGTCGCTCGGCATCGTGCGCCTGCTCGGCCCTGCAGCGCCGCGGGAGGCGGCCGCGAGCGACGAGACGCGGGCACTGGTCCGCGAGTTGGTGGCAAGCTCGCCGGCAGCCTCAGCCCACCTAGCGCTGCTCGGCGATAAGCGCTTCCTGATCGCCGACTCCAGGGCGGCCTTCGTCATGTACGCGGTCCAGCAGCGGAGCTGGGTGGCCATGGGGGACCCGGTGGGCCCGAGCGAGGAGCACGCGGAGCTGATCTGGCACTTCCACACGCTCGCCGACCGCCACGGCGGCTGGACCGTTTTCTACGAGGTCGGCGAGGAAAACCTGCCGATCTACCTCGACCTCGGCCTGACCGTGCTCAAGATCGGCGAGGAGGCGCGCGTCGACCTCTCACGCTTCTCCCTCTATGGTGGGGAGCACAAAGGGCTGCGTCACAGCTTGAACAAGCTCGAGCGTGAGGGGTGCTCGTTCGCGATCATGCCGCCGGAGGCGGTCCCAGCACTCCTTCCGGAGCTACGCGCGGTGTCGGACGCATGGCTGACCTCGAAGAGCACGCGAGAGAAGCGTTTTTCGCTCGGTCGCTTCGACGAGGCGTACCTGCGGCAGCAGCCGGTCGCGGTCGTGCGCAGCGAGAATCGCGTGGTGGCCTTCGCCAACCTGTGGCCGGGCGCACCGGGCGGCGAGCTGTCCATCGACCTGATGCGCTTCAGAGCCGACGCCCCGGCCGGCGTCATGGACTACCTGTTCGTCAACCTCATGCTGTGGGGCCAGGAGCAGGGGTATTCCTTCTTCGGTCTGGGCATGGCGCCGTTCGCCGGCCTGCGCAGCGGGCCGTTTGCGCCGCTCTGGAACCGGCTCGCCGTTCTCCTGTACCGCTACGGTGAGCATTTCTACAACTTCCAGGGGCTGCGCCAGTACAAGGACAAGTTCGATCCCCGATGGCGGCCGCGCTTCCTGGCCTGCCCTGGCGGGTCGGCGGTGCCGGGCGTGCTTTCTGACCTCACGGCCCTGGTCTCCGGCGGCCTGGTCGGAGTACTCCGGCGCTGA
- a CDS encoding RNA-binding protein produces MSKKLFVGSLSWNTDDRSLREAFSPHGEVTEAVVITDRDSGRSRGFGFVTFADGEAAAKAVAALNQTELDGRTIRVDIAQDKDRDRDRDRGGYGRQGGGGSRW; encoded by the coding sequence ATGTCGAAGAAGCTGTTTGTTGGGAGCTTGAGCTGGAACACCGATGACCGCAGCCTGCGGGAGGCGTTCTCGCCGCACGGCGAGGTCACCGAGGCCGTCGTGATCACCGACCGTGACTCGGGTCGCTCCCGCGGTTTCGGGTTCGTGACCTTCGCCGATGGCGAGGCCGCCGCGAAGGCGGTCGCGGCCCTCAACCAGACCGAGCTCGACGGGCGGACCATCAGGGTGGACATCGCCCAGGACAAGGACCGCGACCGCGACCGTGACCGCGGAGGCTACGGACGGCAGGGTGGCGGCGGCAGCCGCTGGTAG
- a CDS encoding nucleotidyltransferase has translation MAPELIDSSSFSPDVQEFLRLLHVHDVRYLIVGGEAVIFYGHARLTGDVDFFYDSDFDNVRRLFVALDEFWEGSVPGLGHPEELADSGFIVQFGVPPNRIDLMNRIDGVRFDEAWQTRTVVPLEVGEHVVPVNYVGLDALIRNKRAAARPKDMDDLPYLTEALRGKGRSD, from the coding sequence GTGGCACCGGAGCTGATCGATTCTTCGAGCTTTTCGCCTGACGTCCAGGAGTTCCTGAGGCTGCTTCACGTCCACGATGTCAGGTATTTGATCGTGGGCGGCGAGGCGGTGATATTCTACGGCCACGCCCGCCTGACCGGCGACGTCGACTTCTTCTACGACAGCGACTTCGACAACGTTCGCCGCCTGTTCGTGGCCCTTGATGAGTTCTGGGAGGGATCAGTTCCGGGACTGGGTCATCCCGAGGAGCTAGCAGATAGTGGGTTCATCGTCCAGTTCGGCGTCCCGCCGAATCGCATCGATTTGATGAACCGGATCGACGGCGTGAGGTTCGACGAGGCGTGGCAGACTCGCACGGTGGTGCCGCTGGAGGTCGGCGAGCACGTCGTTCCAGTGAACTATGTTGGGCTCGACGCCCTAATACGGAACAAGAGAGCGGCCGCCCGTCCGAAGGACATGGATGACCTTCCGTACCTCACAGAGGCGCTTCGTGGCAAGGGCCGCAGCGATTGA
- a CDS encoding protein kinase: MTLSSGTRLGPYEIVAAIGAGGMGEVYRAHDPRLGREVAIKVIPAELSGSAERIRRFEQEARAAGSISHPNVCAIHDIGTHEGSPYVVMELLEGESLQSRLAAGPAPARTAIEWAVQAAHGLAAAHAKGIVHRDLKPANLFLTRDGRVKVLDFGLAKLIHPATLGSESETVAAGPPTEAGTILGTAGYMAPEQVRGEVADHRADVFALGAILYELLAGKRAFPGATFYEASYRIVNEDPEPLSTLGRSLPSGVEGIVRRCLEKRPQERFSSAHDLALALAAVAESLRTGQPIVESTIKSIVVLPFENLSPDPDNEFFADGLTEELIADLSKLQSLRVISRTSAMHYKATTQPLPAIARELDVRYVLEGSVRRAGNNLRITAQLIDAAGDAHLWAEKYGGTLDDVFAIQEKVSRSIVDALKVKLTPEEAERLAQHPIPNALAYEFYLKARQEILKWTRAGLDRALTYLHSGLEITGPNAVLFAGLAYVQLQHLNLGSTNYEDRRREADSWIGQALALDPECPQVHFVLGVLRFPDRPREAIRHLKRVLDTNPDDFDALYFLSCLLGSLGQTRTVVPLEERAARLDPLNPAAHFHLGFNRLWEGRFQQARKVLQKINREFPDDPTIKFAYGLSLAYLGERDQAGAVFGELAREQPGTVFSNIGLSMKHGFEGNRAEAMAFLKSASEGPSRHDFQYACWVAECYALIDEREAALDWLERDVDLGMVNHPFLNEYDPFLASLRGEPRFKQLMVRVKDEWDRFEV, from the coding sequence ATGACGCTTTCCTCCGGCACGCGGCTCGGCCCGTACGAGATCGTCGCTGCGATCGGCGCCGGCGGCATGGGCGAGGTCTACCGGGCCCACGATCCTCGACTCGGACGGGAGGTCGCGATCAAGGTCATCCCGGCCGAGCTCAGCGGCTCGGCAGAGCGCATCCGGCGCTTCGAGCAGGAGGCGCGGGCCGCCGGCTCGATCAGCCACCCCAACGTCTGCGCCATCCATGACATCGGCACTCACGAGGGCTCGCCGTACGTCGTGATGGAGCTGCTCGAGGGCGAGTCGCTGCAGTCGCGGCTGGCCGCCGGCCCGGCCCCGGCCCGCACCGCGATCGAGTGGGCCGTCCAGGCCGCCCATGGGTTGGCCGCCGCGCACGCCAAGGGCATCGTGCACCGGGACCTGAAGCCGGCCAACCTCTTTCTCACCCGTGATGGGCGGGTCAAGGTGCTGGATTTCGGGCTGGCGAAGCTGATCCATCCTGCGACGCTGGGGTCCGAGAGTGAGACCGTTGCGGCAGGCCCCCCAACCGAGGCCGGCACGATTCTCGGCACGGCCGGTTACATGGCCCCGGAGCAGGTGCGGGGAGAGGTCGCGGATCATCGGGCTGACGTCTTCGCCCTGGGCGCAATCCTCTACGAGCTGCTGGCCGGCAAGCGGGCGTTTCCCGGCGCGACCTTCTACGAGGCCTCGTACCGGATCGTCAACGAGGACCCGGAGCCGCTGAGCACTCTGGGGCGGTCGCTGCCGTCGGGCGTCGAAGGGATCGTTCGGCGCTGCCTCGAGAAACGCCCTCAGGAACGCTTCTCCTCGGCCCACGACCTCGCCCTGGCCCTCGCTGCGGTTGCCGAGTCGCTGCGCACCGGCCAGCCGATCGTCGAGTCCACAATCAAGTCGATCGTGGTCCTGCCCTTCGAGAACCTGAGCCCCGACCCGGACAACGAGTTCTTCGCCGACGGCCTGACCGAGGAGCTGATCGCCGATCTCTCCAAGTTGCAATCGCTGCGGGTGATCTCACGCACCTCCGCGATGCACTACAAGGCGACGACCCAGCCGCTCCCCGCGATTGCCCGGGAGCTCGATGTCCGCTACGTGCTGGAGGGCAGCGTCCGCAGGGCCGGCAACAACCTCCGCATCACGGCCCAGCTCATCGACGCCGCCGGCGACGCCCACCTGTGGGCGGAAAAGTACGGCGGAACTCTCGACGACGTGTTCGCGATCCAGGAGAAGGTCTCCCGCTCCATCGTGGATGCACTGAAGGTCAAACTGACCCCGGAGGAGGCGGAGCGTCTCGCGCAGCACCCGATCCCGAACGCCCTCGCGTATGAGTTCTACCTCAAGGCCAGGCAGGAGATCCTGAAGTGGACCCGGGCCGGGCTCGACCGGGCGCTCACGTACCTGCACAGCGGCCTCGAGATCACCGGCCCGAACGCCGTCCTGTTCGCCGGCCTGGCGTACGTCCAGCTCCAGCACCTCAATCTGGGGTCGACGAACTACGAGGATCGCCGGCGGGAAGCGGACAGCTGGATCGGCCAGGCCCTCGCCCTCGATCCCGAATGCCCGCAGGTCCACTTCGTGCTCGGGGTGCTGCGCTTCCCGGACCGGCCGAGAGAAGCGATCAGGCACCTCAAGCGAGTGCTCGACACCAACCCCGACGACTTCGATGCGCTCTACTTCCTCAGCTGTCTTCTGGGAAGCCTGGGCCAGACCCGGACGGTCGTCCCCCTCGAGGAGCGCGCCGCGCGGCTCGATCCGCTGAACCCCGCGGCCCATTTCCACCTCGGGTTCAACCGGCTCTGGGAGGGCAGGTTCCAGCAGGCTCGCAAAGTCCTGCAGAAAATCAACCGGGAGTTCCCGGACGACCCCACGATCAAGTTCGCCTATGGCCTGAGCCTCGCGTACTTGGGCGAACGTGACCAGGCTGGGGCGGTGTTCGGCGAGCTCGCCCGCGAGCAGCCCGGCACGGTCTTCTCGAACATCGGCCTCAGCATGAAGCATGGCTTCGAAGGGAATCGAGCCGAGGCCATGGCCTTCCTGAAGTCGGCCTCGGAGGGGCCATCCCGGCACGACTTCCAGTACGCGTGTTGGGTGGCCGAATGCTACGCCCTGATCGATGAGCGGGAGGCGGCCCTCGACTGGCTGGAGCGGGACGTGGACCTAGGCATGGTCAACCACCCGTTCCTGAACGAGTACGACCCGTTCCTCGCGAGCCTGCGGGGCGAGCCTCGCTTCAAACAGCTCATGGTGCGGGTCAAGGACGAATGGGATCGGTTCGAGGTGTGA
- a CDS encoding M23 family metallopeptidase, with product MVVKPKSSRKIPVVLLLVVPALLVVGLWLALRVGPKPAISLETEWPAVGRSNLVTATFSAPGRGLGAIRLELSQGARTEVLAERRLEGGLGLPFIGGGTAEAALEGTVGTEAFPWLQEGDVVLRAVAERPAGLLRSPEPVVLERALAVRRRPPRLELISSQHYARQGGSGAVVYRVGETAARSGVRAGDLVSPGSQLPGGGGGDRFVLYALPWNVADPSQVRLFAEDDAGNRAEQPFLDLFKPMPPRTDTIEVSDAFLERVVPAIASQTPGFDASGSLLDQYLRINGELRRAELAEVAALAGASEPAFLWSGPFLQMPNTALEANFAQTRSYLYNGRQVDRQTHLGLDLASTARSPVPAPNSGKVVYAGWMSLYGNAVVIDHGYGLLSLCGHMSAVSVAAGDRVAKGQIVGSSGATGLAGGDHLHLEVFLHGQSVDPLEWLDAKWLRDNLATKLRVPVG from the coding sequence ATGGTCGTCAAGCCGAAGAGCTCTCGGAAGATCCCGGTCGTGCTGCTGCTGGTTGTGCCGGCGCTGCTCGTCGTCGGGCTGTGGCTCGCGCTGCGGGTCGGCCCGAAGCCGGCAATCAGCCTGGAGACCGAGTGGCCGGCGGTGGGGAGGTCCAACCTGGTGACCGCCACGTTCAGCGCGCCTGGGCGAGGGCTGGGCGCGATCCGCCTCGAGCTGTCCCAGGGCGCGCGCACCGAGGTCCTCGCCGAGCGGCGCCTCGAGGGCGGGCTCGGCCTGCCGTTCATCGGCGGCGGCACCGCCGAGGCGGCGCTCGAGGGCACGGTCGGCACCGAGGCCTTCCCGTGGTTGCAGGAGGGCGACGTGGTGCTGCGGGCGGTGGCGGAGCGGCCGGCCGGCTTGCTGCGCAGCCCGGAGCCGGTCGTCCTCGAGCGGGCGCTCGCGGTGCGGCGGCGGCCGCCGCGGCTCGAGCTCATCTCGTCCCAGCACTACGCCCGCCAGGGCGGCAGCGGGGCGGTGGTCTACCGGGTCGGCGAGACCGCGGCCCGCTCCGGGGTCCGCGCCGGCGACCTCGTCTCGCCGGGCTCGCAGCTGCCGGGCGGTGGCGGCGGCGACCGCTTCGTGCTCTACGCCCTGCCCTGGAACGTCGCCGACCCGTCGCAGGTCCGGCTGTTCGCCGAGGACGACGCCGGCAACCGCGCCGAGCAGCCCTTCCTCGACCTCTTCAAACCGATGCCGCCGCGCACCGACACCATCGAGGTGAGCGACGCCTTCCTCGAGCGGGTGGTGCCGGCGATCGCGAGCCAGACGCCGGGCTTCGACGCCTCCGGCTCGCTGCTCGACCAGTACCTGCGGATCAACGGCGAGCTGCGCCGCGCCGAGCTCGCCGAGGTCGCGGCCCTCGCCGGCGCGAGCGAGCCCGCCTTCCTGTGGTCGGGGCCGTTCCTGCAGATGCCCAACACCGCGCTCGAGGCCAACTTCGCCCAGACCAGGAGCTACCTCTACAACGGCCGCCAGGTCGACCGCCAGACCCACCTCGGGCTCGACCTCGCCTCGACCGCGCGGTCCCCGGTGCCGGCGCCCAACTCGGGCAAGGTCGTCTACGCCGGCTGGATGAGCCTCTACGGCAACGCGGTGGTGATCGACCACGGTTACGGCCTGCTGTCGCTGTGCGGCCACATGTCGGCGGTCTCGGTGGCGGCCGGCGACCGCGTGGCCAAGGGCCAGATCGTCGGCTCGAGCGGCGCGACCGGGCTCGCCGGCGGCGACCACCTCCACCTCGAGGTGTTCCTGCATGGCCAGTCGGTCGATCCGCTCGAGTGGCTCGACGCCAAGTGGCTGCGCGACAACCTGGCGACCAAGCTCCGGGTGCCGGTGGGCTGA
- a CDS encoding DUF533 domain-containing protein: MTDQETRAILTICLMAAAADGRTDDREGEAVDRALASLARDSGVDLQAIHDDVRLGRVSVEQAAAAIGSPDLRRLTWETAVGVCDADEARSAAESELLDRLRRGLGLEQSAVEPFQSQADSLAAEPVVDLAPAPSAGTAELDRMILNYSILNGALELLPQTLATLAIIPLQMKMVYRVGKAHGFELDRGHIKDFLATVGVGLSSQYLERFGRRLAGGLLGTLGGGLGRRLGSAAAGSAISFATTYALGHVAMRYYAGGRTLDAGRLKEAFNSLLGEARSLEQRYLPQIRERARTIDTTALLDLVRRPV; encoded by the coding sequence ATGACCGATCAGGAGACCAGGGCGATCCTCACGATCTGCCTGATGGCAGCGGCCGCCGACGGGCGCACCGACGACCGGGAAGGCGAGGCGGTCGACCGCGCCCTCGCGTCGCTCGCACGCGACAGCGGCGTCGACCTGCAGGCGATCCACGACGATGTGCGGCTCGGCCGGGTTTCGGTCGAGCAGGCGGCGGCGGCCATCGGATCGCCGGACCTGCGCAGGCTCACCTGGGAAACGGCGGTCGGTGTGTGCGACGCCGACGAGGCGCGCAGCGCAGCCGAGAGCGAGCTCCTCGACCGGCTGCGGCGCGGGCTCGGCCTCGAGCAGAGCGCCGTCGAGCCATTCCAGTCGCAGGCGGACTCGCTCGCCGCCGAGCCGGTCGTCGATCTTGCGCCGGCCCCTTCCGCCGGCACCGCCGAGCTGGACCGGATGATCCTCAACTACTCGATCCTGAACGGCGCGCTCGAGCTGCTGCCGCAGACGCTGGCCACCCTCGCGATCATCCCGCTGCAGATGAAGATGGTGTACAGGGTCGGGAAGGCGCACGGCTTCGAGCTCGACCGCGGCCACATCAAGGACTTCCTGGCCACGGTCGGCGTCGGCCTGAGCTCCCAGTACCTCGAGCGCTTCGGACGCCGGCTGGCCGGGGGCTTGCTCGGCACGCTCGGCGGCGGGCTCGGCCGCCGGCTCGGCTCGGCCGCGGCCGGCTCCGCCATCTCGTTCGCCACCACCTACGCCCTCGGCCACGTCGCGATGCGCTACTACGCGGGCGGGCGGACCCTCGACGCGGGGCGGCTCAAGGAGGCCTTCAACTCGCTGCTCGGCGAGGCGAGGTCGCTCGAGCAGCGCTACCTGCCCCAGATCCGGGAGCGCGCCCGCACCATCGACACCACCGCCCTGCTCGACTTGGTGCGCCGTCCGGTGTGA
- a CDS encoding NADP-dependent oxidoreductase encodes METRINRQWRLAARPEGMVGDGHFRWIEEPAPEVAADGQLLVRTLYLSCDPTQRGWMARDTYLPAVAIGEVMRSFGVGRVVESRHPAYAVGQLVQGQLGWQDYALLDGGSARLSVVPDGVPIPIAMSVLGITGLTAYFGLLEIGRPQAGETVVVSAAAGATGSVAGQIARLKGCRVVGIAGGPDKCRWLVDEARFDAAIDYRNEDVAARLAALCPDGVDVYFDNVGGEVLDAALARLAFHGRVVVCGAIADYNRSELAPGPSHYLNLLLQRGRMEGFLVLDFLDRAGEAVAELGRWVEAGEIKVQVDIQEGLENAPRTLRRLFTGENRGKQLLKVS; translated from the coding sequence ATGGAGACGAGGATCAACCGGCAGTGGCGACTGGCAGCGCGGCCCGAGGGAATGGTGGGCGACGGGCACTTCCGCTGGATCGAGGAGCCGGCGCCGGAGGTCGCGGCGGACGGGCAGCTGCTCGTCCGCACCCTCTACCTCTCGTGCGACCCGACCCAGCGCGGCTGGATGGCGCGCGACACCTACCTGCCGGCGGTGGCGATCGGTGAGGTGATGCGCTCGTTCGGGGTCGGCAGGGTGGTCGAGTCACGGCACCCCGCCTACGCCGTGGGCCAGCTCGTGCAGGGTCAGCTCGGCTGGCAGGACTATGCGCTGCTCGACGGCGGCTCGGCCCGGCTCAGCGTGGTGCCCGACGGCGTCCCGATCCCGATCGCGATGAGCGTCCTCGGCATCACCGGGCTGACCGCCTACTTCGGCCTGCTCGAGATTGGCCGGCCGCAGGCGGGGGAGACCGTGGTCGTCTCGGCCGCCGCCGGCGCGACCGGCTCGGTGGCCGGACAGATCGCCCGCCTCAAGGGCTGCCGGGTGGTCGGGATCGCCGGCGGTCCGGACAAGTGCCGCTGGCTGGTCGACGAGGCCCGCTTCGACGCCGCCATCGACTACCGCAACGAGGACGTCGCGGCGCGGCTGGCCGCGCTCTGCCCGGACGGCGTCGATGTCTACTTCGACAACGTCGGCGGCGAGGTTCTCGACGCCGCGCTGGCCCGGCTCGCCTTTCACGGCCGGGTCGTGGTGTGCGGCGCGATCGCGGACTACAACCGCAGCGAGCTCGCTCCGGGGCCGAGCCACTACCTCAACCTGCTGCTGCAGCGTGGCCGCATGGAGGGCTTCCTCGTCCTCGACTTCCTCGATCGAGCCGGCGAGGCGGTCGCCGAGCTCGGCCGCTGGGTGGAGGCCGGCGAGATCAAGGTCCAGGTCGACATCCAGGAGGGTCTCGAGAACGCCCCGCGCACCTTGCGTCGGCTGTTCACCGGGGAGAACCGGGGCAAGCAGCTGCTCAAGGTGAGCTGA